The genomic region CTTCATCCTGCCTAGTTGTTTTGGTTGAGCAGCACGACTTTGTAGCTGCCAAAATTCTTTAAGATTTCTGTATGTGCCGTTAATTCTGTTAAAGCTGACTCCACAGCACTATTATGAGAGTCGCCTTCTAAGTCAATAAAATAGAGATATTCGCCTAGCGATCGCTTAGTCGGACGAGACTCAATCCGACTGAGATTGATATTTCTTTGGGCAAATACCTGAAGCGGTTTGACCAATGCACCTGGAACATTGGCAGGTAAACTAAAAGCCAGAGACGTATGACTGCCTATGGTTGAGGGCTGGCGGCTGAGTACCCAAAATCGCGTGCAATTATCGGGATAGTCAGAAATGCCGCTAGCCAATACGGGTAAATTATAAAGTTTTGCTGCCCGTAGAGAAGATATTGCCCCCGCAGTTTTCTCCCGTTCTAAATGCTGTAACGCCTCAGTGGTAGAATTTGTCGGAATCAATTTGACGTGTGGCAAAAATTGCGTGAACCACAACTGACACTGTGCCAGTGCTTGAGGATGAGAATAGACGACTTGCAGCGTATCCAGACTTTGAGCGTGGGAAAGCAAAACATGGGCAATTGGCAAGACTAAAGCCAGTTGAATCTGTAGAGTATCCAACAGCCACATCATATCTAAAGTGACGGCAACACTGCCCTCAATCGAATTCTCGACTGGTACGACAGCAATTTGTGCTTCTCCTTGCGCCACAGCTTTGAGGGTTTGAGGAATGCTGGGGTAGGGATGCAAGGCTGTCTCTTGTCCTTCCTGTTGCAATCGATCGCGATAGGCGATCGCAGCTTGTTCGGAATAAGTGCCACTAGGTCCCAAATGGGCAATCGATACGGTCATGTTCGCCTGCTAGCGCCGCTAAAAGTCATAACTCAATATAGCAGGGAGCAGGGAGTAGGGAGCAGGGAGCAGGGAGCAGAGGGAAGACAAGGGGGACAAGGGAGCAATTCTGGTTCCACTAGTCACCAGCCACTAGCCACTGATTTGAGCAAAGAACTTCATAGTACTTTATAATCGTTAACAAGTGTAAAGATTACCTTCATGATTCGTTCATCTTTTGAACTGAATTCCAGTAGGATGAACTCATGGGCTTAAAGAAACTATAAATTCTCTCTATAGGCAACATTGCAACCCATGTATACTCGGTTCACCGCCTCTCAGTCTGTTGAAATTGTTGTCCCAGAACAACCCGTACCGATCCAACACTACCTGCGTCAACCCCAACGTTTGGTAAAAGCTCTGGTAGACCCCAGCCGGATCGAGCAGTTAGATTGTGAAAGCTTTCGGTTGAAGATCCGTCCGCTCTCATTTATGACCCTGAACATTCAACCAACCGCAGACTTGAAAGTGTGGACAGAACCGAACGGTACGGTGAATTTGCGATCGGTTGCTTGTGAAATTTTGGGATTAGATTACATTAACCAACGGTTTGAGTTAAACCTTCAAGGTCATTTAGCTCCATATCAACACCAGAACATTACTTTACTGAAAGGTAAAGCCGATCTAGAGGTAAAGGTTGAACTGCCTTTTCCTTTGAATATGACACCCCAACCAATTGTTGAGACTACTGGCAATGGCTTACTAAAAAGCGTGTTGGTGACGATTAAGCAACGCTTGCTACATCAACTTTTGACGGACTACCGTAGCTGGGTGAGCGACAATCAAAATCAGTTACCAGTTACCAGTTATCAGTTACCAGTAAGCGAGGCTTGAGGTAGTCAACCAGCCACTGACCGTCAACAACTCTTCCCTACTCCCTGCTCCCTCACT from Scytonema millei VB511283 harbors:
- the pheA gene encoding prephenate dehydratase, with the translated sequence MTVSIAHLGPSGTYSEQAAIAYRDRLQQEGQETALHPYPSIPQTLKAVAQGEAQIAVVPVENSIEGSVAVTLDMMWLLDTLQIQLALVLPIAHVLLSHAQSLDTLQVVYSHPQALAQCQLWFTQFLPHVKLIPTNSTTEALQHLEREKTAGAISSLRAAKLYNLPVLASGISDYPDNCTRFWVLSRQPSTIGSHTSLAFSLPANVPGALVKPLQVFAQRNINLSRIESRPTKRSLGEYLYFIDLEGDSHNSAVESALTELTAHTEILKNFGSYKVVLLNQNN
- a CDS encoding DUF1997 domain-containing protein — translated: MYTRFTASQSVEIVVPEQPVPIQHYLRQPQRLVKALVDPSRIEQLDCESFRLKIRPLSFMTLNIQPTADLKVWTEPNGTVNLRSVACEILGLDYINQRFELNLQGHLAPYQHQNITLLKGKADLEVKVELPFPLNMTPQPIVETTGNGLLKSVLVTIKQRLLHQLLTDYRSWVSDNQNQLPVTSYQLPVSEA